A section of the Candidatus Thermoplasmatota archaeon genome encodes:
- the tfb gene encoding transcription initiation factor IIB (stabilizes TBP binding to an archaeal box-A promoter; responsible for recruiting RNA polymerase II to the pre-initiation complex) produces the protein MDEHIVRKQAPAEERACPECGSDRLETDYVRSEVVCSDCGLVIDENIIDHGQEWTSYSQEDWANNARTGPPMSYLVHDKGLSTDIPQANVDAQKRRLSMKTKQRFYRMRMLHNRVRAGIPGGRGLIEALRELDRISSTLGLPPTFKEEAARIYRRAREAGLVQGRSIRAVMGAAVYAVCRLNDVPRTFDEIAKAANADTKAVKRAYNAVSRKLSITLHLTRPKDYLERFASRLDLSRKARSKALEYLDAVPELDVVSGKSPLGTVAAAIYMAAVEVGEHVTQRDISQIAGVSEVTLRARCKEIERARMAG, from the coding sequence ATGGATGAACATATCGTTAGGAAGCAAGCTCCCGCAGAGGAGCGCGCATGTCCAGAGTGCGGCAGCGACCGCCTTGAGACGGACTATGTACGGAGCGAAGTGGTCTGCTCTGATTGCGGCTTGGTCATAGATGAGAACATCATAGATCATGGTCAGGAATGGACTTCTTATTCGCAGGAGGATTGGGCCAACAACGCCAGGACCGGCCCGCCGATGAGCTATCTCGTGCACGACAAGGGGCTTTCCACGGACATACCACAAGCCAATGTCGATGCGCAGAAGAGACGGCTCAGCATGAAGACGAAGCAGCGGTTCTATCGGATGAGGATGCTGCACAACCGCGTCCGGGCGGGAATCCCCGGCGGGAGGGGTCTGATAGAGGCTCTTAGGGAGCTTGACAGGATCTCCTCGACGCTCGGCCTGCCGCCCACGTTCAAGGAAGAGGCGGCCAGGATATACCGCCGAGCGAGGGAAGCGGGACTCGTCCAGGGAAGGAGCATCCGCGCTGTGATGGGCGCTGCGGTCTACGCGGTGTGCAGGCTCAATGATGTGCCCCGCACGTTCGATGAGATCGCGAAGGCGGCGAACGCAGACACGAAGGCCGTGAAGCGGGCCTACAACGCGGTCTCAAGGAAACTGAGCATCACCCTGCATCTGACGAGGCCGAAGGATTATCTGGAAAGGTTCGCCAGCAGGCTCGACCTGTCCAGGAAGGCGCGCTCAAAGGCACTGGAGTACCTGGACGCCGTCCCGGAGCTGGACGTCGTGTCAGGGAAGTCGCCCTTGGGCACGGTGGCGGCCGCGATATACATGGCTGCCGTCGAGGTCGGAGAGCACGTGACCCAGAGGGACATCTCCCAGATCGCTGGCGTCAGCGAGGTCACACTGCGGGCAAGGTGCAAGGAGATCGAGAGAGCTAGGATGGCAGGGTGA